In a genomic window of Roseiflexus castenholzii DSM 13941:
- a CDS encoding peroxidase-related enzyme (This protein belongs to a clade of uncharacterized proteins related to peroxidases such as the alkylhydroperoxidase AhpD.) has translation MDAPEHPISRFPLPVRIDELPPDIRKRIEQVAVKSGFVPNIFLALAHRPDEFRAFFAYHDALMNRPSNLSQAEKEMIVVATSAVNDCLYCVIAHGAILRIRSKNPRLAEQIAANYRRAEITPRQRAMLDYAQKVAVDSARISDDDWQPLYQHGFTQEDIWEIGAIAAFFAMSNRLANMSALRPNDEFYGMGR, from the coding sequence ATGGACGCCCCCGAACACCCGATCAGCCGTTTTCCGCTCCCCGTTCGGATCGATGAACTGCCGCCGGACATTCGCAAACGGATTGAGCAGGTCGCCGTGAAGAGCGGCTTTGTACCCAACATCTTTCTGGCGCTCGCCCATCGTCCCGACGAATTTCGCGCCTTTTTCGCCTACCACGACGCGCTGATGAATCGCCCCTCAAACCTTTCTCAAGCAGAAAAGGAAATGATCGTGGTGGCGACTTCGGCGGTCAACGATTGTCTCTATTGCGTGATCGCCCACGGCGCGATTTTGCGGATCCGCAGCAAAAACCCGCGCCTCGCCGAACAAATTGCCGCCAATTACCGCCGTGCCGAGATCACCCCACGCCAGCGGGCTATGCTCGATTACGCGCAGAAAGTGGCAGTCGATTCGGCCCGGATCAGCGACGATGATTGGCAGCCGCTCTATCAGCACGGCTTTACACAAGAAGATATCTGGGAGATCGGCGCAATTGCCGCCTTCTTCGCTATGAGCAACCGTCTCGCCAATATGAGCGCATTACGCCCGAATGATGAGTTTTATGGGATGGGACGCTGA
- a CDS encoding alpha/beta hydrolase translates to MSRFWRLAPFLAGLGAGIAVGPTAYRTTEALRLMIFSTRQPLWRFPADLNLRAEDVTFPSQDGVTLRGWFIHRANADGSPAPTIVFIHGWPWNRCGNRAGATLLPDRTIDFLEPAAAFSRAGFHVLLFDLRNHGLSDARIPVTFGVNEARDVIGAVAMLRARQDVDGGRIGLIGYSMGANAALCAAPECAPIRGIVAVQPTSAQVFAPNTARDVLGPAGPTLIQIGGLIHRAFGAPPLSAIAPAAWVHRLRDTDVLYIQGAGDRWGSLADVAAMAANTPRARPVVAAPSNERYGGYLYVAGHVDAIIAFFRESLGVEG, encoded by the coding sequence ATGTCACGTTTCTGGCGGCTGGCGCCGTTCCTTGCCGGGTTGGGCGCGGGAATAGCGGTCGGTCCGACGGCGTACCGCACGACTGAGGCACTGCGCCTGATGATCTTCAGCACACGTCAGCCATTGTGGCGCTTCCCCGCCGATCTGAACCTCCGCGCCGAAGATGTGACGTTCCCGTCGCAGGATGGCGTCACGTTGCGCGGGTGGTTCATCCACCGGGCGAATGCTGACGGTTCGCCAGCACCCACGATTGTGTTTATTCACGGTTGGCCCTGGAACCGCTGTGGCAACCGCGCTGGCGCAACACTGCTTCCCGACCGCACGATCGATTTTCTCGAACCGGCAGCCGCCTTTAGCCGCGCCGGATTCCACGTGCTGCTCTTCGATCTGCGCAACCATGGACTCAGCGACGCCAGGATACCGGTGACATTCGGCGTCAACGAAGCGCGCGACGTGATCGGCGCAGTAGCGATGCTGCGCGCGCGGCAGGACGTGGACGGCGGGCGGATCGGACTGATTGGATATTCGATGGGAGCGAACGCTGCGCTGTGCGCCGCCCCTGAATGCGCACCCATTCGTGGCATTGTTGCCGTGCAACCGACAAGCGCGCAGGTGTTTGCGCCCAATACTGCGCGCGACGTGCTCGGTCCCGCCGGTCCGACGTTGATTCAGATAGGCGGGCTGATCCACCGGGCATTTGGCGCACCGCCGTTGAGCGCCATTGCGCCAGCGGCGTGGGTCCACCGCCTGCGCGATACCGACGTACTCTACATCCAGGGCGCCGGCGACCGCTGGGGATCGCTGGCGGATGTCGCGGCAATGGCAGCGAACACTCCGCGTGCGCGTCCCGTCGTCGCGGCGCCATCGAATGAACGGTACGGCGGGTACCTGTACGTCGCCGGGCATGTGGATGCCATTATCGCGTTTTTCAGGGAGAGTTTGGGGGTTGAAGGTTGA